The Theropithecus gelada isolate Dixy chromosome 11, Tgel_1.0, whole genome shotgun sequence genome includes a region encoding these proteins:
- the LOC112634264 gene encoding 60S ribosomal protein L12 translates to MPPKFDPNEIKVVYLRCTGGEVGATSALAPKIGPLGLSPKKVGDDIAKATGDWKGLRITVKLTIQNRQAQIEVVPSASALIIKALKEPPRDRKKQKNIKHSGNITFDEIINIARQMRHRSLARELSGTIKEILGTAQSVGCNVDGRHPHDIIDDINSGAVECPAS, encoded by the coding sequence ATGCCGCCGAAGTTCGACCCCAACGAGATCAAAGTCGTATACCTGAGGTGCACCGGAGGTGAAGTCGGTGCCACTTCTGCGCTGGCCCCCAAGATCGGCCCCCTGGGTCTGTCTCCGAAAAAGGTTGGTGATGACATTGCCAAGGCAACGGGTGACTGGAAGGGCCTGAGGATTACAGTGAAACTGACCATTCAGAACAGACAGGCCCAGATTGAGGTGgtgccttctgcctctgccctgaTCATCAAAGCCCTCAAGGAACCaccaagagacagaaagaaacagaaaaacattaaacacagtgGGAACATCACTTTTGATGAGATCATCAACATTGCTCGACAGATGCGGCACCGATCCTTAGCCAGAGAACTCTCTGGAACCATTAAAGAGATCCTGGGGACTGCCCAGTCTGTGGGCTGTAATGTTGATGGCCGCCACCCTCATGACATCATAGATGACATCAACAGTGGTGCTGTGGAATGCCCAGCCAGTTAA